The following are from one region of the Longimicrobiaceae bacterium genome:
- a CDS encoding enoyl-CoA hydratase-related protein: MASSESGRSLDGGASPASPAMHGSGDAARPVASADRPASTDDRRPSSDKAESTASTESGDVVLLRVEDGVAWITLNRPDRLNAFAGRMRDELYETLVRASEDDEVRVIVITGAGRGFCTGADVEVMSDLLGRGDDETFAGLVEAGKRVVRTVRELPQPVIAAVNGPAAGAGASLALACDFRIASDRASIGITFNRIGLHPDWGATFFLPRLVGPGRAAELVLSGRMVAADEAERIGLFERVVPDGDFRAEVEKYAAELAAKPPVALRLAKLSLSASFGSSLGEMLDTEGVAQMSCFRSADAREGIAAFNAKRTPVFRGE, from the coding sequence GCGATGCACGGATCGGGAGATGCGGCGCGGCCGGTGGCATCGGCCGATCGCCCTGCATCTACCGATGATCGCCGTCCATCTTCCGACAAGGCGGAAAGCACCGCATCTACCGAGTCGGGAGATGTGGTGCTGCTGCGCGTCGAGGACGGCGTGGCGTGGATCACGCTCAACCGGCCGGACCGGCTGAACGCCTTCGCCGGGCGGATGCGCGACGAGCTGTACGAGACGCTGGTGCGCGCGTCGGAGGACGACGAGGTCCGCGTGATCGTGATCACCGGCGCGGGCCGCGGCTTCTGCACCGGCGCGGACGTGGAGGTCATGTCCGACCTCCTCGGCCGCGGCGACGACGAGACGTTCGCGGGGCTGGTGGAGGCCGGGAAGCGCGTCGTCCGCACCGTGCGCGAGCTGCCGCAGCCGGTCATCGCCGCCGTGAACGGGCCCGCCGCGGGTGCGGGCGCGTCGCTGGCGCTGGCGTGCGACTTCCGCATCGCGTCGGACCGCGCATCCATCGGCATCACGTTCAACCGCATAGGCTTGCACCCCGACTGGGGCGCCACGTTCTTCCTGCCGCGCCTCGTGGGCCCCGGCCGCGCCGCCGAGCTCGTCCTCAGCGGCCGCATGGTCGCCGCGGACGAGGCGGAGCGTATCGGCCTCTTCGAGCGCGTGGTGCCCGACGGCGACTTCCGCGCGGAGGTCGAGAAGTACGCGGCCGAGCTGGCCGCCAAGCCGCCCGTCGCGCTGCGCCTGGCGAAGCTCTCCCTGTCCGCCTCGTTCGGCAGCAGCCTTGGCGAGATGCTGGACACCGAGGGTGTGGCGCAGATGAGCTGCTTCCGTTCCGCCGACGCCCGCGAGGGCATCGCCGCTTTCAACGCCAAGCGGACGCCGGTGTTTCGGGGCGAATGA